Proteins from one Burkholderia sp. genomic window:
- a CDS encoding transposase gives MQQRPTGRGLHGEQFVHLLRKMMKGRRRPIHLVLDGLPSHKIHSVRAYVDSLKDKLSLHFLWWGYYAPDLNPDELLWRYTKWTGVRHNPVRSGEQLADQVHI, from the coding sequence ATGCAACAACGCCCTACAGGGCGTGGCCTGCACGGCGAGCAGTTCGTGCACCTGCTACGAAAGATGATGAAAGGACGGCGCAGGCCGATTCATCTGGTGCTGGACGGATTGCCATCGCACAAGATCCATAGTGTGCGTGCCTACGTCGACAGCCTGAAGGACAAGTTATCCCTGCACTTTTTGTGGTGGGGCTACTACGCTCCGGACCTGAACCCCGATGAGCTGCTTTGGCGCTACACAAAGTGGACTGGTGTCAGGCACAATCCGGTGCGCAGTGGCGAACAGCTTGCTGATCAAGTGCACATTTAG
- the tuf gene encoding elongation factor Tu, translated as MAKEKFERTKPHVNVGTIGHVDHGKTTLTAAIATVLSSKFGGEAKKYDEIDAAPEEKARGITINTAHIEYETANRHYAHVDCPGHADYVKNMITGAAQMDGAILVCSAADGPMPQTREHILLARQVGVPYIIVFLNKCDMVDDTELLELVEMEVRELLSKYDFPGDDTPIIKGSAKLALEGDKGELGETAIMSLADALDSHIPPPERAVDGTFLMPVEDVFSISGRGTVVTGRVERGIVKVGEEIEIVGIKDTQKTTCTGVEMFRKLLDQGQAGDNVGILLRGTKREDVERGQVLAKPGSIKPHTHFTAEVYVLSKDEGGRHTPFFNNYRPQFYFRTTDVTGSIELPKDKEMVMPGDNVSITVKLIAPIAMEEGLRFAIREGGRTVGAGIVAKILD; from the coding sequence ATGGCCAAGGAAAAATTTGAGCGGACCAAGCCGCACGTCAACGTCGGTACGATCGGTCATGTTGACCACGGCAAGACGACGCTGACGGCAGCCATCGCGACGGTTCTATCGTCGAAGTTCGGCGGCGAAGCGAAAAAGTACGACGAAATCGACGCGGCGCCGGAAGAAAAGGCACGTGGCATCACGATCAACACCGCGCATATCGAGTACGAAACGGCGAACCGCCACTACGCACATGTCGATTGCCCAGGCCACGCCGACTACGTGAAGAACATGATCACGGGCGCCGCGCAGATGGATGGTGCGATCTTGGTGTGCTCAGCGGCGGACGGCCCGATGCCGCAAACGCGTGAGCACATCCTGCTGGCGCGTCAGGTTGGTGTTCCGTACATCATCGTTTTCCTGAACAAATGCGACATGGTGGACGACACTGAACTGCTCGAGCTGGTCGAGATGGAAGTTCGCGAACTCCTGTCGAAGTACGACTTTCCGGGCGACGACACGCCGATCATCAAAGGTTCGGCCAAGCTGGCACTGGAAGGCGACAAGGGCGAGCTGGGCGAAACGGCGATCATGAGCTTGGCCGACGCGCTGGACTCGCATATCCCTCCGCCGGAGCGCGCGGTCGACGGTACGTTCCTGATGCCGGTGGAAGACGTGTTCTCGATCTCGGGTCGAGGCACGGTAGTGACAGGTCGTGTCGAGCGCGGCATCGTGAAGGTCGGCGAAGAAATCGAAATCGTCGGTATCAAGGACACGCAGAAGACGACTTGCACCGGCGTGGAAATGTTCCGTAAGCTGCTGGACCAAGGTCAGGCAGGCGACAACGTGGGTATCCTGCTGCGCGGCACGAAGCGTGAAGATGTGGAGCGTGGACAGGTTCTGGCCAAACCGGGTTCGATCAAGCCGCACACGCACTTTACAGCTGAAGTGTACGTGCTGAGCAAGGACGAAGGTGGTCGTCACACGCCGTTCTTCAATAACTATCGTCCGCAATTCTACTTCCGTACGACGGACGTGACTGGCTCGATCGAGCTTCCGAAGGACAAGGAAATGGTCATGCCGGGCGACAACGTGTCGATTACGGTGAAATTGATTGCTCCGATCGCGATGGAAGAAGGTCTACGCTTTGCGATCCGCGAAGGTGGCCGTACCGTCGGTGCAGGCATCGTCGCCAAGATCCTTGACTAA